The nucleotide window GAGTTAATGGTGTCGAGTCGTCTCGGATGTGGAGTAGGGCTGTCCAGCCTCACGTCTTCCTTGTTACAACAAGCTCACATTTGAGTTGTTTCTGCAAACCAATTGtcattttgttgactgtgatataTTGCATTGGTCTTTGTTCCTATCCACAACCTGCTTTCTCAAGTTGGTGCTTTAGTTTGTCGGAAATCTCGGGCATGGTCCAATTTGGCATTGTTTGGGGGTCTAGTGCTATTTGTGACCGCTGCTCTCTTTGCTTGTCAGCGCACTTCTCCAGGACGCATCCGACACTACCAGTCTGACAAGTGCTTTGATACACAGTCCTACACAGTATGCTCCACAACCGTAACTGGTATCACAACTTCTACCACGTTGCGGCGTCGTGCGACTTTCGCCCCGACAAAGAGGAAGCGTGTCATCACCTGATGACGAAGTTTGCCCCTTTGATGTGGGGCACGGAATCTACTTGGGGCTGTACGGCGTCCAACAACTTGACCTTTGTCGCCAACGGGGATGTCGAGGGCAACGAGAGGGTCGATCTGATGTGCGCCCGCGTGAGGGTGGCGGGTTTGGGTTCTTTGACGGTCAGCGGGGCGGGGAGCGCAGCTCACACCAgcggctccagcaatccaacacAAGAATGACCAAAGACTTTTGGAAACTATTTTATTTAATTAAAAAGAATATCATTCTCTCGAGAGAGAATGTCAATTTCTCGACCAATCAGAGCATCCGAACGCGCATAGGAACGCGCATAGTCGAACGCGCATAGAATATCTggataatcttactcccacatcGAATTGCGGGTCATGTCATGTTGATTTGACGAGAGTATATTATTGATAGCCCTGGACCAATGAACAAAGTCAGATGACTAGAAAATGTCAAAGTTCGCAATGTGCCTGTGTCTGTATTCACCAGTTGAATTGAAACGGGGTTCAACGTACGGGTCACTGGGAAGGTCCTGGACGGCATCATGCCAATCTGTGACAAGgtcaatttcgttgtcgataATGGACGGGTCCCAGTCGACATCGGAAGTAAGTACAACGTGGGGCAACGTGTCAAATTCCGCATCAGAAGGAGGTCTCATGTCCATATAAGCTAGTCCTTGACAAATGTGTAGAGG belongs to Phaeodactylum tricornutum CCAP 1055/1 PHATR_bd_38x36 genomic scaffold, whole genome shotgun sequence and includes:
- a CDS encoding predicted protein, producing the protein MNSICCSVAVVTPRKVWEGLKLLEYSMMKACAWDKERVNGVESSRMWSRAVQPHVFLVTTSSHLSCFCKPIVILLTVIYCIGLCSYPQPAFSSWCFSLSEISGMVQFGIVWGSSAICDRCSLCLSAHFSRTHPTLPV